The Vicinamibacterales bacterium DNA segment GTGGCGTCGATCGTCGGATCGCTGGCGCCGGCGGGGACCCCGGTGAGCGTCGAGCGGGATAGCCGACTCGCCCTGGCGACGGCCAGGCAGTTCGATGCGCCGGTCCTGCTCGCCGGATCGATCTTCCTCGTCGGCCCCCTGCGCGCGGCGCTGGTGGACGAGGGCTTCGAGTCCACGTGATACCCTTCCCTCGCCCCAGTCGGGCGCCGGCCGCCTGGTCCGGCGCGAGCCGGATGACCGCCCGCCTCTGCTGCTCGATCGCCGTCCTGATCGCCTGCTGCGCGCCCCCGGCCTGGGCGCAGGTGCCCGGCTATACCAACCGGCAGTTCCGGCTCGAGCAGATCGACGCCAACCACTGGCGCTTCGTCGGCACGGTGGAGCTCGAGAACGACGAGGTGAAGGGCCAGAAGTTCTATGCCGACCTGGTGGACCTGTACCTGGACACCCACCGGATCGAGGCCTCGGGTCACGTCCTGTACGAGACGCCCACGGCGAGAATCGCCGCCGAACGCGCCGTCTTCAACACGCAGACCAGGCTCGGCACCTTCTATACGGCGTCCGGGAGCGCGTCGATCGCCGAGCGCGTCGCCAGGGACCGCAGCATGTTCGGGACCGTCGAACCCGACGTGTACTTCTACGGCGAGCTGGTCGAGAAGATCGGCGAGGACAAGTACAAGGTCACCAACGGCAGCTTCACGACGTGCGTGCAGCCCACGCCGCGCTGGGAAATCTCGGCCGGCTCGGTCACGATCAACGTCGGGGACTACGCCGTGCTTCGCAACGCCGTGATGCACGTGAAGGACGTGCCGCTCCTGTACCTGCCGTTCCTCTACTACCCGATCCAGGACGACGGGCGGTCCACGGGATTCCTCCTGCCCACCTACGGCCGCTCCACCTACCAGGGCCAGTCGATCAGCAACGCCTTCTTCTGGGCGATCTCGCGCAGCCAGGACCTGACGCTCATGCACGACTGGTACACGCAGACCGGCCAGGGCTACGGGTCCGAGTACCGCTGGGTCCGCTCGGCCACGTCGAACGGCAACGTACGCGCCTACCGGCTCAACCAGAAGGCCGCCACCGTGAACGGCACGGCGGTGCCGGAGTCGCGCAGCGTGCTCGTGAACGGGTCGGTCAACCAGACGCTGCCCCTCGGCCTCACGGGCCGCGCGCGGATCGACTACTCGTCGAACCTCCAGCTCAACCACCTCTACAGCCGCGACATCTACAACGCCACGCTCGGCCAGAGTTCGGTCACCGGCAACGTGTCGGGGTCCTGGCGCTCGCTCAGCCTGTCGCTCAGCGGCACCCGTAACCGGACGTTCTTCAACACTTCGCAGTCCATCATCACGGGCGCGCTGCCGAGCCTCACGGCCTCGGTGTCGAGCCGGCGGATCTGGCGGCTGCCGGTGTTCTTCGCCGTGCAGTCCGAGGCGTCGCGGCCCGTGTACATCGAGAAGAACGGCGCGCAGGAGATCGACAGGGGCATGGGAAAGGTGGACATCACGCCGACGCTGCGCGCGCCCCTCAGCAGCTGGCCGTTCCTCAACACCACGCTGAACCTGTCGTACCGCACCACGTGGTACAGCCAGAGCACGGACCTCGACACCGGCCGGCAGGTGAACGTGCCCTACACCCGCAACTACGCGGAGATGCGCGCCGACATCGTGGGCCCGGTCTTCAGCCGCGTGTACACGCCCAACAACTTCGTGGCCGACCGGCTGAAGCACGTGATCGAGCCCACGTTCTCGGTGTCCCGCATCACGTCGATCGAAGGGCAGAGCCGCGTCGTGCTCCTCGGCAGCTCGTACGACCGCGTGGTGGGAGGCGTCACGCGGATGACGTACGGCCTCACCAACAGGATCCTGGTCCGGAAGGCTCCCAAGGGCGCGGCATCCGGCGCGCCGTCGGCGGCGGCCCCGCGCGAGCTCCTGACGGCGAACATCAGCCAGAGCTACTACAGCGACGAGGAAGCGAGCCAGTTCGATCCCAACTACCGGTCGAGCTACGCCGACACCGGCACGGTGCGGCGCCCCAGCAAATACTCGCCGGTGGCCCTCACGGTCCGGTCCCAGGCGGCCTCGAACCTCGGGACGAACCTCCGCGCCGAGTACGACTGGACGACCAGGAAGATGCTGTCCATCTCCACCGGCGGCGACTACACCACGCCGGCCACGACGGTGTCGGTCGCCTGGAGCCGCAGCTTGTCGTCCTTCTATCCCACCAACGCCCTGAACGGCGCCACGCGCCTGAACCTCCGCGACGGGAAGATGACGGGCACGTACCGCATCGATTGGGACATCCAGCGCTCCACGGTCATCCGGCAGGGCATCGTGGCGGCGTACAACGCCCAGTGCTGCGGCCTCGTCTTCGAGTACCAGGTCTTCAACTCCGGCGCGTTCGCCGGCATTCCGACGTTCCAGGACCGGCGCTTCAACATCGGGTTCACCCTGGCCGGCGTGGGCACGTTCTCGAACTTCTTCGGCAACTTCGGCGGCGGGGGGACGTATTGATGGCGGCACCGGCACTGGTCACGGGCGCGGCCGGCTTCGCCGGACAGCACCTGCTGGAACTGCTCTCGGCCGAGGGGCCGGTCGTGGGCTGGCATCGCCCGGGCACGACGCCGTCAGACGTGGCGGGCGTGGAATGGACCGAGATCGACCTCCTGGACCGTCCCGCCGTCATGCGGCGGCTCCGCGACCTCGGGCCGTCGCTCGTGTACCACCTCGCAGGCGTCACGCACGTCGGCGATTCGTGGGCGAAGGCGGAGGAGACGCTCGAGGTCAACGTGGCCGGGACGATCAACCTGTTCGATGCCCTCCGCGATGCCGGGCTCCGCTGCCGGGTCCTCGTGACGGGGTCGGCCACCGTGTACCGGCCGTCGACCGAGGCCCTCACGGAGGACTCGCCCATCGGGCCGAACACGCCGTACGGCACCAGCAAGCTCGCCCAGGAACTCGTCGCGCTCCGCGCCTGGAAGGACGACGGCATCCCCGTCGTCGTCACCCGATCCTTCAACCACATCGGGCCCTACCAGTCGGCGGCCTTCGCCGCGCCCGCGTTCGCCCGCCAGCTGGCGCGCATCGAGGCGGGCTTCGCCCCGCCGACCATCCGCGTCGGGAACCTGGAGGCCCGCCGCGATCTGAGCGACGTCCGTGACACGGTTCGTGCCTACCGGGCGCTGGCGCTCGAGGGCCGTCCGGGCGTCTGCTACAACGTCTGTTCCGGTCGCGCGGTCTCGATGCAGGAGGTGCTGGACGGCCTGCGCGGGCAGATCGACGTGCCCGTCACCGTCGAGATCGACCCGGCACGGATGCGGCCGGCCGACA contains these protein-coding regions:
- a CDS encoding GDP-mannose 4,6-dehydratase gives rise to the protein MAAPALVTGAAGFAGQHLLELLSAEGPVVGWHRPGTTPSDVAGVEWTEIDLLDRPAVMRRLRDLGPSLVYHLAGVTHVGDSWAKAEETLEVNVAGTINLFDALRDAGLRCRVLVTGSATVYRPSTEALTEDSPIGPNTPYGTSKLAQELVALRAWKDDGIPVVVTRSFNHIGPYQSAAFAAPAFARQLARIEAGFAPPTIRVGNLEARRDLSDVRDTVRAYRALALEGRPGVCYNVCSGRAVSMQEVLDGLRGQIDVPVTVEIDPARMRPADTPIVLGDPSRLAADTGWRSKHTTEDALASVVGFWRTQVRVEGP
- a CDS encoding putative LPS assembly protein LptD; translated protein: MTARLCCSIAVLIACCAPPAWAQVPGYTNRQFRLEQIDANHWRFVGTVELENDEVKGQKFYADLVDLYLDTHRIEASGHVLYETPTARIAAERAVFNTQTRLGTFYTASGSASIAERVARDRSMFGTVEPDVYFYGELVEKIGEDKYKVTNGSFTTCVQPTPRWEISAGSVTINVGDYAVLRNAVMHVKDVPLLYLPFLYYPIQDDGRSTGFLLPTYGRSTYQGQSISNAFFWAISRSQDLTLMHDWYTQTGQGYGSEYRWVRSATSNGNVRAYRLNQKAATVNGTAVPESRSVLVNGSVNQTLPLGLTGRARIDYSSNLQLNHLYSRDIYNATLGQSSVTGNVSGSWRSLSLSLSGTRNRTFFNTSQSIITGALPSLTASVSSRRIWRLPVFFAVQSEASRPVYIEKNGAQEIDRGMGKVDITPTLRAPLSSWPFLNTTLNLSYRTTWYSQSTDLDTGRQVNVPYTRNYAEMRADIVGPVFSRVYTPNNFVADRLKHVIEPTFSVSRITSIEGQSRVVLLGSSYDRVVGGVTRMTYGLTNRILVRKAPKGAASGAPSAAAPRELLTANISQSYYSDEEASQFDPNYRSSYADTGTVRRPSKYSPVALTVRSQAASNLGTNLRAEYDWTTRKMLSISTGGDYTTPATTVSVAWSRSLSSFYPTNALNGATRLNLRDGKMTGTYRIDWDIQRSTVIRQGIVAAYNAQCCGLVFEYQVFNSGAFAGIPTFQDRRFNIGFTLAGVGTFSNFFGNFGGGGTY